In Polaribacter pacificus, the genomic window CACTATGATGATGCTTGCAATAATCATTATTTAAAACTGTATTTAAAGATCCAACCTAATATTTTAACACCAGCCATTACACTCCCTTTTAGAGTCCCTGATACTTTAGATACGCCGATCCGATTTCTGTATTTTACAGGTATTTCTAGGTAACTAACTTTTTGTTTCAATACTTTTAATTGCATTTCTACAGTCCATCCATAGGTTTTATCTTCCATTTCTAAAGCCAATAAGGTTTTGTACTCTATTGCTCTAAAAGGGCCTAGATCTGTAAACTTTGCACCAAACATAATTTTCATTAAGGTAGTCGCTAGCCAATTGCCGAATATCTGTTGAGGGGTCATAGAACCCAGTTCTCTTTGTTCTTTTACCCGTGCACCTAAGACAAAATCTACTTCTTTATTTAAGATAGGAGCTACGAGTGTTGTAAGTTGTTCTGGATAATCAGAATAATCACCATCTAAAAAAACAATAATATCTGGTTTTTCAGTGCTTTTTGAAATATAATCCATTCCTTTTAAGCAGGCATAACCATAGCCTTTTTGGGGCTCTGTTAATACTGTTGCTCCCGCAGCTCTGGCGTTTTTTTCGGTGTCATCTGTTGAGTTATTGCTCACCACAATGATTTCATTTACAGAAAGAGGGATGTCCTTGATAACCTTTCCGATAGAATCTTCTTCATTGTACGCTGGAATAATAACTTTTATATGTGAACTCATTCAGAAATTCGATGTTTTTTACTTGTTTAGCAATTGCAAAAATACCAATTACTTTGTTGGAAATAAGCGATTGTAAAAGGGATTTTTTAGAATGTCATCAATGTAAAACTGCAAGAGAAAAAATTTATTTGTCGTTTAGTAATTCCATAAGATCTACGTCATTTCCTAATAAAATCTCTGTTGGGTTGATTCGTCCTTTTTCTGGACCATTTTCTAATTTTAACACACCTCTTGGGCACACTGCAGAACAAACTCCACAACCTACACAGCTAGATCTTACAATGTTTTCTCCTTTTTGCGCATAAGCTCTAACATCTATACCTTGCTCACAGTAGGTTGAGCAATTTCCACAAGAAATACACTGTCCGCCGTTGGTTGTAATTCTAAAGCGTGATTTAAAACGTTGTATGATACCCAAATATGCTGCCAGTGGACAGCCAAAACGACACCAAACACGGTTCCCGAAAATTGGATAAAACCCGGTGCCTATAACACCTGCAAAAATAGATCCTATTAAAAAGCCATAAATGTCTTGAATGGTTTGGGTTTGAATTCCTAAAACTTCTGGAGCTCCAGAGAAATAGGTGTACAAACTTAGAGCAGTCATTACAAGTGAAAATACCAATACACCGTGAACCACCCAGCGTTCAAGTTTCCATGCTTTTAAGGATTTGTCAGATAATTGTCGATAAGGATCACCGAGTGTTTCGGCAAGTCCTCCACAGCCGCAAACCCAAGAGCAATACCAGCGTTTACCAAAAAAGTAAACCATTACAGGTACAATCACCACAGTTAATAAAATACCCCAAACTAAAACAAATAAACCAAAGCCACCGCTGGCAATTAGGCTGTCAAGGTTCCAGCTAAAAAAGAAATCATAATCTAGCGGAAAAGCATTCTTAAAATCAACCCAAGGTTTTTCAAATCTCACTAAGATCTCTGGAATCAAAAATGCAAATACGATTTGAAAAAACAATACCGATGTGGTTCTTAAAACTTGATATTTATTATGTCTGTATTTGATGTACATTCTAACAGCCATAACCGTCATTACTGTACAATATAAAAATCCGTATAAAAACCATTGACTGGCTGGATGTCCGCTTAATGATTCACTAATCGGGTCAACCAAATACGTCCAGTTAACGATATAATCTGGAAAAAAATAAAGCAGGATATAAAAGCTTACTAAAAAAACAAAGACCATCCAGCCGATCCAGCCTCTGTTGGTTGCAGAGTTGTGATAAATGCCATTGTTCTTTATTCCGGGAGACCCTAAGGTTACTACTCCAGGAATGATAAAAAGCAAAGAGCCAAGAATGGCCAAGCCAAAAGTTAAAAACCAGAAAAGTACCTTGGCTTCTTTTACGGGGCCTGTTGCTGCTTTTTTGATTAGCTCAAAAGACAAACTATGTGGCTTGTCCCAAATAACACGATCCCATTCACTTTTTTCTTTATGGGTGGTGTTTGCCGCGTTTAATGCAGTTCTTAAGGCTGATGAAAAAGCAAAAGTAGAGCTAAACTCCTTGTCTAGGATTGTTTTTTGAACCTCAGAAATAAACAATTGACTTTTTAGGCCTTTTGAGTTTGCCCAATCATTAAATTGATCAGTTTTTAAAGAAACTTTTCCTAAAAAGAGACTTCCAATAAAAATGCTGAGTCCTGTAAAAAAAAGAATTAAACCCAGTTGTTGTAGTTTTTTCATACTTATAGTTCTGTGTATTTACGATACCAGCTTTTCTTTTTTAGTTGAACCTTTATCTCGTTTTCGCGATTGAATTTCTCAATCACTTCTGCTTCGTGTTTTGCATAAAATTCTGGATCGAAATTAGCAGCTTTTAAATTGCTTAAAACGTCGATTATCGTTTGTTTTTCTCTTAGTGCACGATCAAAATACTCATGTCTTAATCTAATGCCTAAGGTATTTACTCCGATAAACTGAAGACTGTCTTTGTTGTAATTAAAATGAACGCATTTTTTACCACTGCTGTGTTCCCAATAAAAGCGCGCCTCATCTTCTTTGGGTTGAGCCCATACCCAACCATACGTTTGGTATTCTATATCAAAAAACTTGGCTGAGTTAAACCAGTGCCCCGGTTTGTAGGCTGTTTTAGTACCAGTTAAAGTTTGTGCCAAGGTTTCGCCCATCATTCTTCCAGTATACCATACAGCCTCTATGGGTCTTCTCTGATCAATGGCTTCTTGCTGTTCTGCACAATCACCAATGGCAAAAACATCTTTGATGTTGGTTTCTAAAAAGCGATTGACCAAAACACCTCTGTTGGTGGCAATATTTGATTCTTTTAAAAAATCAATATTTGGTCGGACTCCCGCGGTTAAACCCACCACAGAACAGGCTATTCTTTCTCCAGTTTCTTGGATAATTATTTCTTTTACTTGACCGTTATCATCAGATGTAATCTCTTTTAGACTAGATCCAAGTCTCAGATCTATATGTTTTTCTTTAATTTCTGTATTGATAAGTTGAGATTCTTGCTCAGGCAATACTCCGTTCCAAAAACTGTCTTCTCTAACTAAAAATGTAACCGGAATATTTCTGCTGTGAAACATTTCTGCCAACTCAATTCCAATTAAGCCACCACCTACAATTACAGCTCTTTTACATACAGTATTGTTTGGGGCTAGGGTTTCTAAAGCTTCAAGATCTTGCTTGTGATACAAGCCTAAAACTCCTTTTAGATTTTCTCCAGGCCAACCAAATTTATTTGGGATAGATCCTGTTGCTATAACTAATTGATCATACTGTAGTTCATCACCATCAGAAAAAAGAAGTGTTTTGTTTTCGGTTTGGACTTTGCTAACCCAAGCTTTTTTTAGGCTGATATTGTTTTTTTCCCAAAACCAAGATTCGTAGGGCTGAGTATGTTCAAATTTCATGTGTCCCATATAGACATACATCAGTGCCGTTCTAGAAAAGAACTCCTCTGATTCTCCAGAGATAACCGTAATCAGATCGCTAGATTTTTTTCGAATATGTCTAGCTGCAGTTATTCCCGCGATACCGTTTCCAATAATTACAATATGTTTCATAATTTTATAAAGCTGTTTTCTCAGTCGAAGCTAAAGTTACAAACTTAACAGAGTCTTTCAATTTAAAATGATTACAAATAATAGTTCTTGATAAAATTTCATTCTTATTTTTTTAACAATTAGCTGTTTCATTTTTTTGTACTTTGGGCTGATGAAACAAAATTTGGTTTTAGTGTTTTTATTGCTACTACTATCTATTAGTTGTGCAAAGCAAGAAAAAAAAATAAACGGGATAAGCTTTGTGGCTTCTAGAGATTCTATTCGAGACATTCATGTGGCTCCAGTGGTAAAAACCAATGCATCTCATGTTGCTCTGATGCCTTTTGGATTTGTTAGAGAATTAAACAACCCAGAAATTGTTTTTAACTCAAAAAGACAGTGGTTTGGAGAGACAAAAAAAGGAGTAGAGTTTGAGGCCTCTCAGTTTAAAAAATCAAGTATTGAAAGCATGGTTAAGCCACAGCTTTGGATTTCTAGAGGAGTGTTTACAGGAGCTATTCAATTAAAGAGTGATGCAGAATGGGAGCTTTTTGAAAAATCATATGAGCAGTTTATTTTAACCTATGCCGCTGCAGCTGAATCTGCAAAAGCTTCGATGTTTTGTATCGGTACAGAACTAGAGAAATTTGTACTTGCCAGACCCTTGTTTTGGAGTCAGCTAATTGCTAAGGTTAGAAAAATTTATTCTGGAAAATTAACTTACGCAGCTAATTGGGATGAATACAAACGTGTGCCTTTTTGGAAGGATTTAGATTTTATAGGGATCGATGCTTACTTTCCTTTAACAGACAAACAAACACCAACTGTTTTAGATTTTGAAAAAGGTTGGGCTACTCATAAAAATGAAATTGCAAGGCTTCAAAGGCAAATAGGAAAGCCAGTGTTGTTTACTGAATATGGATATCGAAGTGTAGATTATACAGGCGATAAGCCTTGGGAGTCAGATCGAATAGCTGGTAAGGTTAATATAGAAGCTCAACAAAATGCGCTCCAAGCAATTCACAATCAATTTTGGAACGAGTCTTGGTTTGCAGGTGGTTTTTTGTGGAAGTGGTTTCATGAGCACGAAAGAGCTGGTGGAGAAAAAAACAATCGATTTACTCCTCAAAACAAAGCAACAGAAAAACTATTAGAACAGCTGTATTTACAGAAAAAGGGCTAATTTTTTTTATGTAGCGGATAGAGTTCTTGTCCTATGAAATCTTTAGGAAAACTATCTTCATCATCAAAGCCCAACTCAATGTCTCGGCCGTTATGAGGGATGTAGTTTGTCTTAAAAAGATAGTCCCAAATACTTAGTGTAATTCCAAAATTCACACCTCTTTTTCGCTCTTCTGGCAGCTCTTTTGCATGGTGCCAAATATGCATTTTTGGGTTGTTTAGGATGTATTTTAATGGACCGTAATCCCAGCCAATATTGGCGTGATTTAAATGACCAATCACTATATTAAAAAAATGTACTACGGCTACATCTTGTGCAGTAAAACCACCCATAATAGCTAACGGAATGTACTTAAATGATTTGTAGACCACAGGCTCCATCCAGTGATAACGAAGGTGTGCGGCAAAGCCCATTTCTTTAACAGAATGATGCACTTTGTGAAAGTTCCATAAAAAGGGATACTTGTGTAGTGTTACATGGGTAAACCACTGGACAAAATCAATAACTACAAAGAAAATTAAAAGTCGAGCCCAATACGGCATGCTATTAATATCAAAGAGTTGAAAGTCTTGGACCGTGAGTCCCACTAAGTTTAGAATATCGTTTAGAAGCTGTTCTGTGGTATTGGATAAAGCGATTAAAACAATGAGATTTAACAAGAAAAAATTAAAAAACATATAAAAGGTATCTAGCCAAAAGTCTTTTCTAAATACCGCCTGGTTTTTACGCCATGGAAAAGCCAATTCTAAAGCCCAAACCACCAATGAAATTAAAATGAGTCCATAGAAATAATTTTCCCAGTTTAATTCAAACAAAACTGATTGTTTGATATAGTTCCAATAACCAGAATATGAGTTTTTAATAAGGTCTAAATACTTGTTCATCGTTTAAAAATTAACAACAGCCACCACCGTCATAATGAAAGGTAGAGGCTGAAAAATAGATGTCATTTCTTTTAAGGCTTTGCAAAGCAGCAGCCGTTTTATCACAGATTGCTAAGGGTTGATTTTTATATAAAATATGCCCCAAACCATCGTCAAAATAATCATCATCACCATAGTAAATAGCAGCTTTCCCTGTAAACACACAGGGCCCGTCTGAAGGCATTGGGTCTTTAATGGCGGCTACTTCTATTGATTCTATATAGATCAACTCATCTGTTGGGTAATTTTTTGGATCGAGAATTCTATAAGGCTTTCGAGCTCTAATTTCTATGGTTCCAAAACCAGCATCTGTCAAGGCCTTTACATAGTCATTTACAGAAAGACTTCCACTTAAACACAAGGCTCTAAGGCGATCGTCATTGCGGAGTTCCTCATTCATTTCTTGCTCGCAAACAGGATCACTCATCACCAAACGACCATGTGGTTTTAGCACGCGATACATTTCTGAAATGGCTTTTTTTAAGTCGTCTGATTTAAAAATATTAAACAAACAATTTTGTGCTGCTACATCAATACTGTTGTCATCCACAGGCAAGTTCATAGCATCTCCTTTTCTAAGATCAACAAAGTTTGATTTAAACCAAGGGTTTGTTTTTTCTGCTTCTATAAAGTTTTGACGAGAAGCTTCAAGCATTTCATCAACAACATCCAGCCCGATGACACCAGCTTCTTGTCTGTTGAAATAAGAAAACTGTAGCAATTCCATACCGCCTCCAACACCTACATAAAGCATTTTTGGTTGATTGCTTAGATCTCTTGCATGAACGGTAGACCCACAACCATAGTTCATTTCTTGCATGATCTTAGGAATCTTTAAGCCAGGCAATTCCCAAATAGGATTGGTTGTGCAACAAAGCCCAATATCTGGAGTAAGTGCAGCTTCTTTATATACTTTATGTGTGGCGTCTAAATAACTCATGTTTGTTTTTTTGTCCTTTTGTAAACAGCAATGACTGTTTATAATGCTTTAATCAATTCTTTAAAAAGGCTTACTAATTTTGGTTCAGTTTTTTCTGCAATGGCAATGATTTCTGCAATATTAACGGGTTGTAAGTTTTTAGGGTCACATTCATCAGTCAATACAGAAATGGCCGCACAAGGCAGGTCTAATTGTTTGGCAACTATAACTTCTGGAACCGTGCTCATTCCTACAGCATCAACCTCTAAAATTTGGAGCATTCTATATTCTGCTCTCGTTTCTAACTGAGGACCTAAGACACTCGCATAAACTCCAATGTGTAAATCAATTTGTTTTTCGGTAGCAATGGCAGTAATTTTTGAATTCAAAGCTTCTGAGTAAGGCGCTAGCATATCGGCAAAAATAGGGCCAAAAACACCTGCTTTTTTAAAGGCTAGTGGTGAGTTTCCTTGAAGGTTAAGGTGATCTTCTAAAAGCATTAAATCTCCTTTTTTATATGATAAATTAATGGCGCCAGCAGCGTTAGAAATTAGTAAATTTTTAATTCCTAAAGCATGCATGGTTCTAATTCCATAGGTAACTTCCCATAAATTATAGCCCTCGTACATATGAAATCGACCAGCCATAGCGATTACTTTTTTACCTGATATGGTTCCGTAAACCAATTTTCCAGAATGTGATTCTACAGTTGCCTGCGGAAAATTAGGAATGTCTGCATAAGCAATTTCAACTTCGATATTTATTTCATGAACAAATTTCCCAAGTCCTGTTCCAAGAACAATTCCAACCTCTGGGGCTAAGATGCCCTTTGATTTTAAAAAATCAACGCTTTCTTTTAGCTGTGTTTGTTTTTCCATATAATGTTTATTTAGCGATCAAACGCTGTAAGTTTTTGTCGTTTTTATACAATGCTGATTCTATCAAATCTTCATAAGTATCAATGTCATTTAACGATTCTAGTAAGGCTACTTGCGCCTTTTGTTCTTTCAGCTCTTGTAAAGTTACATTTAATAATTCTGATTGACTCCAAGGTTTATTCTCAAAAATACTCGAATTTATTTTTGAGAGTCCAATTAAATAGTAGCCTCCGTCCTCAGCCTTTCCAAAAACACAGTCATTTGTGTTTAGAGCTTTAAAACTTTTTTGCAGTATTTCTGCCGAAATATCAGGCAAATCAGATCCAATCAAAACAATCTGTTCAAAGTCTTGTTCAAAGCCTTCTTCAAAAGCATGCTTCATTCGCTGTCCAAGATCAGTTCCTTTTTGCAGATATTTTTTTGTGCTCTCAAATTGATCATCAACACAAAAATCAGAATAATAAATCCATTTCTCCATTTTTAATGGAGCTATGGCGCTTTCGGTTATTCCGAGTAAATGATCGTATACTTTTAGAGCTTTTTCATCTCCAATAACCTTAGCCAGTCTGGTTTTAACCTTCCCTTTTAAGCTGTTTTTTACAAAGACTATGATGAGTTTTTTTTTCATATTAAGCCACGACTCCTTGACAGCTACTTCCTGCGCCAGCAGTACATCCATAGCAATGTTGATGAATTCGAATCTCTCTATTTTCTAAGAGTTTTTCATTGTATTCAGAGATGTGTTGACTACTGCTTTGTACCTTAAGTTCTAACATTTGGTTAAAATCACAATCGTATAAATAACCATCCCAACTTACAGACAGCGTATTTGTACACATTACATTAGCAACAGCCTCTGGATTATAGGCGTCTACCAATGCGTGCATATAGTCCTCGTAGTTTTCTGAAGCGATTAAATAATCTAAAAAGCGACTAATTGGCAAGTTTGTAATGGCAAAAAGTGAATGAAAATGAATGTCAAAATCTTCTTGAAAAGCCTTCTTAAAATCCTTTTCTAAAGCCTCTTGATTACCTGGTAAAAAAGCACCTGATGGATTGTAAACTAGATCTAGTTTTAAAGAACTTCCAGGCAAGCCGTAGCCAACCTTATTAAGTTCTTGCAGCGCTTCTATAGATTTGTTAAAAACACCTTCACCTCTTTGTTTGTCTGTTTTGCCTCTTGTCCAATGTGGCATAGAACTCACTAAATGAATTTTATGAGTTTTAAAAAATTGCGGCAGGTCATGGTATTTTTTATTGGCTCTAAGAATGGTTAAGTTAGAGCGAACGATGATGTCTTGAACTCCAAACTTGACAGCCTCTTCTACAAACCATCTAAAATGTGGGTTCATTTCTGGAGCTCCTCCAGTAAGGTCTAATGTATGTACGGTCGTTTTTTTGATCAGATCCAAGCATAGTTTCATGGTCTCAACCGTCATGATTTCTTTTCTGTCTGGACCAGCATCTACATGGCAGTGAGCGCAAACCTGATTGCACATATACCCCAAGTTTATTTGTAGAATTTCAAGCTTTTTAGGTTTGATTGGAAATTGCTGTGTTTCCTGTATCTTTTGAGCAAATGTTGGCAATTCTGTTTTAAAAATTCCATTGGATAAAATTTCTAATTGACGCTTTGTATTTGCTAAACTATTATTTGTAGCTGATAGTGATTTTTTCATTCTATGCTGAGCTTGTTTCAGTCTCTTTTTTTAAGCTAAACTTAATTCAGCTTCTTTTTTCTATTCTAGATCCCTACTTTCGTGGGAATAAGCGATTCACACAATTTTGTAAAAACAAAATTGGTTCTCTGCTTACATTTCTAATTTGTTTACCTTATTCATCATCTGTACCCCATGAACTAAAGTCGCTCCGCTTTTTATGGCAGCGCCAACATGAACAGCTTCCATCATTTCTTCTTTGGTGATCCCGCGTTCTAATCCGTCTTTTGTATAGGCATCAATACAGTATGGACATTGTTCTGTGTGTGCTACGGCTAGTGCAATCAAACTTTTTTCACGAGCTGTTAGAGCACCTTCTTCAAATACTTTGGCGTAATAATCAAAAAACTTTTCTCCTAGTTCTTTACTCCAATCTGTGATGTTCCCAAATTTTCGTAAATCGGCTGCATCATAATAAGGTTTTGACATATATTCTGGATATTTTTAAAAGAATAAAGGTACAGTTTCTACCAGTTAAAACAAAGGCGAACCCTTGTTCTAAGAACAGTATTTTTTTACGATTATCCTCAGATTATTGATTTAGACGAGACAGAAGTTGATAGTTTACAAGATTGGTTCATTTAATCTGCTATTTCTTCTCCCATTTTAAGATTGAATTTTTTACGGAAAGCATATACAGCTAAGTAGAGCAAAGGAGTGTCTATCAGGGCAATCATCATTTTAAAAATAACTCCACTAATAAAGAGCCCTAAGAATTTATCCCAAGCAATAATTCCAAACGAACAAAGCAATAACAACACACTAAGTGTGTCTATAATTTGAGAGCTAAAGGTAGAAAAGTTATTGCGCAACCAAAGGTGTTTGCCCTTGGTGTAGTTTTTCCAAAAATGATAGACTCTAATGTCTATAAATTGTGCTGATAAATAGGCGAGCATTGAGGCAAAGACAGCTAGCGGAGCAGCGCCAAAAACTTGAACAAAGGTATTGTCGTTAATTTGTGACCAAGGTGTTGCTGGGACTGCTTTTGAGACATAAATGATTAGCAAAGAGAAAAATGAGGCAAAAATACCAGCGATTACAACTTGGTTTGCTTTTTTCTTTCCGTATATTTCTGATAGAATATCGGTAATTAAAAAAGTAATTGGGTAGGGCAATAAGCCAACAGAAATTTCAAACAATTTTACATCAAAAAGAGTTATGTCAAAGGGATACCAGTAAAAAAATTTTTGAAAAATTAGATTAGATGTCACCAAAGAGGCTATAAAAAGAGAAGCCAAAATTAAGTAGATAAGTTGGGCTGATGATTTTTGCTGAGCAGTCATTAAACGAAGTTAGTAATTTCTGTTGACTTTAAAAATTAGTATCTTTGCGCAGACAAACAATGAATTAAAAACAAATAAATGAAAGCATATATTTTTCCTGGACAAGGAGCTCAATTTACAGGAATGGGATTGGATTTGTATGAACAATCAACCATTGCACAAGAACTATTTGAACAGGCTAATAAAATTTTAGGCTTTGCGATTACAGACATCATGTTTGAAGGTACTGCAGAGCAATTAAAAGAAACCAAAGTAACTCAACCAGCTGTGTTTTTGCATTCTGTTATTTTAGCAAAAGTCTTGGGTGATTCATTTCAACCCGAAATGGTTGCGGGACATTCACTTGGAGAGCTGTCTGCTTTGGTTGCCAATGGTGTACTTACTTTTGAAGACGGGTTAAGACTTGTTTCTAAAAGAGCCATGGCTATGCAAAAGGCCTGTGAATTACAAGCTTCAACAATGGCTGCGGTAATCGGTTTAGAGGATACTTTGGTAGAAGAAACCTGTGCATCGATTGCTGGTGTTGTGGTAGCTGCAAATTACAACTGCCCTGGGCAATTGGTAATTTCTGGTGAGTTAAAAGCAGTAGAAGAGGCTTGTGAAATTTTAAAAGAAAAAGGTGCTAAAATGGCAATCATTTTACCAGTAGGTGGAGCCTTTCATTCACCGTTAATGGAGCCAGCAAGAGAAGAGTTGGCAGCAGCTATTGAGGCAACAGTATTTAGTGAGCCTACTTGCCCAGTATATCAAAATGTTACAGCCAGTGCAGTAACTGATCCTGCAGAAATAAAGAAAAACTTAATGATTCAATTAACGGCTCCAGTAAAATGGACGCAATCTATTCAGCAGATGATTTCTGATGGAGCTACAGAATTTGTAGAAGTTGGACCGGGGAAGGTTTTACAAGGCTTAATGCGAAAAATTGATAGAAGCGTGACATCTAGTGGTGCAGCTATTTAATTTTTTCTATACGATAAAAAAAATCCCGCTAAACTTAGCGGGATTTTTTTATTTGGTTAAAACACAGTCTTCACAGTCTTTTACTTTTCCGTAATAAGTTTCTCTGTATTTGTGAATAGTTTCTAAAGGAACAATGTTTAGAAGTGTTTTTTTAATGTAAGTTACATTGGTGTGAAGTTCTCCCATTTTTGGAGTAAACCTTTTTTCTAAACGTGTTTTTCTTTTAATTGTAATCAGTTTCATGGAGTCTAGTATCATTTAATTAATATGCTACAAAGATACGGAGATGACCTGCTCATGTCAATTTATAAACGTTAAAACCTTTTTTTTCAAGGGATTAATGTCAAATTGCAAAAACCAACCTAGATGTTTTACGAATATATCAACAATAATGCGCTTCTGTTGAAGTATCAAAATCAAAAAAACGGCTTTTTTTGATGAAAAACTGCAAAAAATCATTAAAAACATGCAAAAAAAGCTTAAAAACTGTCAAAAATGACGCTTTTTTAGATTTTTTCTTAAAACCACTTTTTCTTTTTGAAGTAAATAAGCATGACGATGGTAATTAAAACCATTACGCCCAGCATGATAAAGTAGCTATACTTATAATGAAGCTCTGGCAATACATCAAAATTGGTCCCGTAGATGCCCGCAATAAAAGTAAGCGGAATAAAAATCACCGAAAAAACAGTTAAAAACCTCATGATTTCATTCAACTTGGTACTCACTGTTGTGTGATATATATTTAATTGATCCGATAAAATTTCGCGATAACTATCAGAAATTTCTGAGGCATGATCAATATTGTTCTGCAGTTCTTTAAAATGGACACTGTTCTTAGGATTGATAAAATCAGAATCAATTTTTGCTAGAGTTAGCAGCATTTCTCTAACAGGATGTATGTGTTTTCGTAAAAAATTTAATTCTCTTTTATGAACATTAATACTGTCTATAATTCTTTTTTCTGTATTGTGAAGCAGGTTGTCTTCTAGGCTCTCTATTTTTTCTCCTAAAATACTTAGAATGTAAATATAGTTGTCAATCACAACATCAAGTAAAGCAAAAAGTAAATAATCAGGTCCTGATGTTATTAGGCGCTTTTTTTGTTTTCGAATCCGATCTCTTACGGGTTCAAAGACATCTCCTTTTTTTTCTTGAAAAGAAATAAGTACTGTTTTGGTAAGAATCAAGCTTAGGTTTTCAAAAGAAATCAAGTGACTTTCATTATCAACTTGAAGCATTTTAAGAGAGACAAATAGGCAATTGTCATACTCTTGGACCTTTGGTCTTACATGGGTGTCCATGACATCGGCAAGAATAAAATTATCCAACGCAAAGCCCCCTGCAATTTTACGCATTACATCAATAGTGTCTAAGCCATCAACATTAAACCATGTGGTTGTTTTTTTTTCTTGATAAGCTATGGCTTCTTCTACCGTATTGATTTGTATTTCTTCTAAATTATTTTTGTCATAATCAATAATTCGAAGCGTTACATGATCAGTTTTTTTATCTCCTACAAATATAAAGTCATCTGGAGAAGCACCAATTTCACGGTGATGTTTTCTAATAAATCTAGCCATAGGTGCTGCTTAACGAGTAAAAAAGATTAAAGATGCTTGCTGAAAGATAGTATTTTTTAATGAAAAAAAACGGTCATCTTATTGTTTTAATTGCCAGGCCCAAGCAGAAGAAAGTGCTTCTTCAAGGCTCTTCTCTGTTTTCCATTGAAGTTCTGCATTTGCAAGTGTGGTATCTGCATAGGCAGAAATCACATCTCCTTCACGTCTGTCGACAATCTTATAATTGAGCTTTTGATTGCTCACTTTTTCAAAAGATTTAATGACTTCTAAAACAGAAGATCCAGTTCCTGTTCCAATATTAAAATACTCAAAATTTTCTTTGTTTCTCCTATCAAGTAGGCGTTCTAAAGCAGCAATATGTGCTTTTGCAAGATCAACTAC contains:
- a CDS encoding glycosyltransferase family 2 protein, giving the protein MSSHIKVIIPAYNEEDSIGKVIKDIPLSVNEIIVVSNNSTDDTEKNARAAGATVLTEPQKGYGYACLKGMDYISKSTEKPDIIVFLDGDYSDYPEQLTTLVAPILNKEVDFVLGARVKEQRELGSMTPQQIFGNWLATTLMKIMFGAKFTDLGPFRAIEYKTLLALEMEDKTYGWTVEMQLKVLKQKVSYLEIPVKYRNRIGVSKVSGTLKGSVMAGVKILGWIFKYSFK
- a CDS encoding 4Fe-4S binding protein; the protein is MKKLQQLGLILFFTGLSIFIGSLFLGKVSLKTDQFNDWANSKGLKSQLFISEVQKTILDKEFSSTFAFSSALRTALNAANTTHKEKSEWDRVIWDKPHSLSFELIKKAATGPVKEAKVLFWFLTFGLAILGSLLFIIPGVVTLGSPGIKNNGIYHNSATNRGWIGWMVFVFLVSFYILLYFFPDYIVNWTYLVDPISESLSGHPASQWFLYGFLYCTVMTVMAVRMYIKYRHNKYQVLRTTSVLFFQIVFAFLIPEILVRFEKPWVDFKNAFPLDYDFFFSWNLDSLIASGGFGLFVLVWGILLTVVIVPVMVYFFGKRWYCSWVCGCGGLAETLGDPYRQLSDKSLKAWKLERWVVHGVLVFSLVMTALSLYTYFSGAPEVLGIQTQTIQDIYGFLIGSIFAGVIGTGFYPIFGNRVWCRFGCPLAAYLGIIQRFKSRFRITTNGGQCISCGNCSTYCEQGIDVRAYAQKGENIVRSSCVGCGVCSAVCPRGVLKLENGPEKGRINPTEILLGNDVDLMELLNDK
- a CDS encoding NAD(P)/FAD-dependent oxidoreductase, whose amino-acid sequence is MKHIVIIGNGIAGITAARHIRKKSSDLITVISGESEEFFSRTALMYVYMGHMKFEHTQPYESWFWEKNNISLKKAWVSKVQTENKTLLFSDGDELQYDQLVIATGSIPNKFGWPGENLKGVLGLYHKQDLEALETLAPNNTVCKRAVIVGGGLIGIELAEMFHSRNIPVTFLVREDSFWNGVLPEQESQLINTEIKEKHIDLRLGSSLKEITSDDNGQVKEIIIQETGERIACSVVGLTAGVRPNIDFLKESNIATNRGVLVNRFLETNIKDVFAIGDCAEQQEAIDQRRPIEAVWYTGRMMGETLAQTLTGTKTAYKPGHWFNSAKFFDIEYQTYGWVWAQPKEDEARFYWEHSSGKKCVHFNYNKDSLQFIGVNTLGIRLRHEYFDRALREKQTIIDVLSNLKAANFDPEFYAKHEAEVIEKFNRENEIKVQLKKKSWYRKYTEL
- a CDS encoding sterol desaturase family protein codes for the protein MNKYLDLIKNSYSGYWNYIKQSVLFELNWENYFYGLILISLVVWALELAFPWRKNQAVFRKDFWLDTFYMFFNFFLLNLIVLIALSNTTEQLLNDILNLVGLTVQDFQLFDINSMPYWARLLIFFVVIDFVQWFTHVTLHKYPFLWNFHKVHHSVKEMGFAAHLRYHWMEPVVYKSFKYIPLAIMGGFTAQDVAVVHFFNIVIGHLNHANIGWDYGPLKYILNNPKMHIWHHAKELPEERKRGVNFGITLSIWDYLFKTNYIPHNGRDIELGFDDEDSFPKDFIGQELYPLHKKN
- a CDS encoding glycoside hydrolase family 113, translating into MKQNLVLVFLLLLLSISCAKQEKKINGISFVASRDSIRDIHVAPVVKTNASHVALMPFGFVRELNNPEIVFNSKRQWFGETKKGVEFEASQFKKSSIESMVKPQLWISRGVFTGAIQLKSDAEWELFEKSYEQFILTYAAAAESAKASMFCIGTELEKFVLARPLFWSQLIAKVRKIYSGKLTYAANWDEYKRVPFWKDLDFIGIDAYFPLTDKQTPTVLDFEKGWATHKNEIARLQRQIGKPVLFTEYGYRSVDYTGDKPWESDRIAGKVNIEAQQNALQAIHNQFWNESWFAGGFLWKWFHEHERAGGEKNNRFTPQNKATEKLLEQLYLQKKG
- the arsM gene encoding arsenosugar biosynthesis arsenite methyltransferase ArsM — encoded protein: MSYLDATHKVYKEAALTPDIGLCCTTNPIWELPGLKIPKIMQEMNYGCGSTVHARDLSNQPKMLYVGVGGGMELLQFSYFNRQEAGVIGLDVVDEMLEASRQNFIEAEKTNPWFKSNFVDLRKGDAMNLPVDDNSIDVAAQNCLFNIFKSDDLKKAISEMYRVLKPHGRLVMSDPVCEQEMNEELRNDDRLRALCLSGSLSVNDYVKALTDAGFGTIEIRARKPYRILDPKNYPTDELIYIESIEVAAIKDPMPSDGPCVFTGKAAIYYGDDDYFDDGLGHILYKNQPLAICDKTAAALQSLKRNDIYFSASTFHYDGGGCC